A window from Anser cygnoides isolate HZ-2024a breed goose chromosome 1, Taihu_goose_T2T_genome, whole genome shotgun sequence encodes these proteins:
- the CHST7 gene encoding carbohydrate sulfotransferase 7 has translation MKGRRRRWCWCWRGEPRRLAVALGLYTLLLLLLVPYARDYGARRARADEEPLLRRCPSLEEALSEWGWEQRPAPTGDEEDEEEEEEGDGGAAGNGTGAAAGKRHIYLHATWRTGSSFVGELFNQHPDVFYLYEPMWHLWQALYPGDALSLQGALRDMLRSLFRCDFSVLRLYAAPAGPRDPLAPGSPNLTTAGIFGWRTNKVICSAPLCPAAPRPRGEVGLIDGAACEQRCPPRTLRELEAECRKYPVVVIKDVRLLELGALLPLLREPGLNLRVVQLFRDPRAVHNSRLKAKQALLRESIQVLRSRHRAEPRGPPRPRGPPGPLAPGLLGAGRAPPPQHRAEFFLGGALEVICQAWLRDLLLARRAPSGLRRRYTQLRYEDLVREPRAQLRRLLRFAGLPVPPAMEAFVVNMTRGEAYSSERPFLISARDAREAVHAWRERLSRQQVRQVEAACGEAMSLLAYPLSADDGR, from the coding sequence atgaagggccggcggcggcggtggtgctggtgctggcggggggagccgcggcGCCTGGCCGTGGCGCTTGGGCTGtacacgctgctgctgctgctgctggtgccctaCGCGCGGGACTACGGGGCCAGGCGGGCGCGGGCGGACGAGGAGCCGCTGCTGCGGCGCTGccccagcctggaggaggcgCTGAGCgagtggggctgggagcagcgccCGGCGCCGACGGGCgacgaggaggacgaggaggaggaggaggagggggacggAGGGGCGGCGGGGAACGGcaccggggcggcggcgggcaagCGGCACATCTACCTGCACGCCACCTGGCGCACGGGCTCGTCCTTCGTGGGGGAGCTGTTCAACCAGCACCCCGACGTCTTCTACCTCTACGAGCCCATGTGGCACCTGTGGCAGGCGCTGTACCCCGGCGACGCGCTCAGCCTGCAGGGCGCCCTGCGCGACATGCTGCGCTCCCTCTTCCGCTGCGACTTCTCCGTGCTGCGCCTCTACGCCGCCCCGGCCGGCCCCCGCGACCCGCTGGCCCCCGGCTCCCCCAACCTGACCACGGCCGGCATCTTCGGCTGGCGGACCAACAAGGTGATCTGCTCGGCGCCCCtctgccccgccgccccgcggcctCGCGGGGAGGTCGGCCTGATCGACGGCGCCGCCTGCGAGCAGCGCTGCCCGCCGCGGacgctgcgggagctggaggcCGAGTGCCGCAAGTACCCGGTGGTGGTCATCAAGGACGTgcggctgctggagctgggcgcCCTGCTGCCGCTGCTCAGGGAGCCCGGCCTCAACCTGCGCGTGGTGCAGCTCTTCCGAGACCCCCGCGCCGTCCACAACTCCCGCCTGAAGGCCAAGCAGGCGCTGCTGCGGGAGAGCATCCAGGTGCTGCGCAGCCGGCACCGCGCCGAGCCCCGAGGGCCGCCTCGACCGAGGGGACCCCCCGGCCCGCTGGCCCCCGGGCTGCTGGGCGCGGGTCGGGCACCGCCGCCGCAGCACCGCGCCGAGTTCTTCCTCGGCGGAGCGCTGGAGGTCATCTGCCAGGCCTGGCTGCGcgacctgctgctggcacgcCGCGCCCCGTCCGGGCTGCGTCGCCGCTACACGCAGCTGCGCTACGAGGACCTGGTGCGGGAGCCCCGCGCCCAGCTGCGACGCCTGCTGCGCTTCGCCGGACTGCCCGTGCCGCCCGCCATGGAGGCCTTCGTGGTCAACATGACCCGCGGCGAGGCGTACTCCTCCGAGCGGCCCTTCCTCATCTCCGCCCGCGACGCCCGCGAGGCCGTCCACGCGTGGCGGGAGCGCCTCAGCCGCCAGCAGGTGCGGCAGGTGGAGGCGGCGTGCGGCGAGGCCATGAGCCTGCTGGCCTACCCGCTCAGCGCCGACGACGGGCGGTAG